One window from the genome of Mucilaginibacter ginsenosidivorans encodes:
- a CDS encoding type II toxin-antitoxin system RelE/ParE family toxin, whose protein sequence is MEKIRTVKFYKRYFLDFFEGQRPKVKEKIVWTLKIIEETRLIPENYFKYLEGTEGLYEIRVQSGGDIFRIFCFFDEGQLIIAVNGFQKKTPKTPIKDIVRALKIKKEYEKAK, encoded by the coding sequence ATGGAAAAAATAAGAACCGTCAAATTTTACAAACGATACTTTCTTGATTTCTTTGAGGGTCAGAGACCGAAGGTCAAAGAAAAGATTGTCTGGACACTAAAGATCATAGAAGAAACCCGGCTGATACCGGAAAATTATTTCAAATACCTGGAAGGCACTGAGGGTTTATATGAGATCCGCGTGCAATCCGGTGGAGATATTTTCCGGATATTCTGCTTTTTTGACGAAGGACAGTTGATTATTGCAGTGAACGGATTTCAAAAAAAGACTCCAAAAACACCTATAAAAGACATTGTGCGTGCTTTAAAAATCAAAAAGGAATATGAAAAAGCAAAATAA
- a CDS encoding plasmid mobilization protein has product MAVFGVRNNDGDVVMEANETAKGKGRTRIIGLRLTSDEYGELEKSWKNSTVKKLSEFVRGALFGRKITVYSRNKSLDELVAELVLLRRELHAIGVNFNQAVHRLNRSDHSPQMQVWVERFGRDRDAYFALFEEVKLKINSVSEQWLQ; this is encoded by the coding sequence ATGGCTGTATTTGGTGTTCGGAATAATGATGGAGATGTAGTGATGGAAGCGAATGAGACTGCTAAAGGAAAAGGGCGCACGCGGATCATCGGGCTGCGGCTGACATCCGATGAATACGGGGAGCTGGAAAAAAGCTGGAAGAACAGCACGGTGAAAAAGCTCTCGGAGTTCGTGCGGGGGGCATTGTTTGGCAGGAAGATCACGGTCTATTCGCGGAACAAATCTTTGGATGAACTGGTCGCTGAACTGGTACTGTTAAGGCGGGAACTGCATGCTATCGGGGTGAATTTTAACCAGGCGGTGCACCGGTTGAACAGGTCGGATCATTCGCCGCAGATGCAGGTTTGGGTGGAGCGTTTCGGACGCGACCGGGATGCTTATTTTGCCCTGTTCGAAGAGGTGAAATTGAAGATCAATTCGGTGAGCGAGCAATGGTTGCAGTAG
- a CDS encoding ORF6N domain-containing protein: MRRAVAKNPKRFPPDFIFLLAAAEWEELKRQIGPAAVQSVKQVPYAFTEAGVLML, encoded by the coding sequence ATCCGGCGTGCAGTTGCCAAAAATCCCAAACGTTTCCCCCCGGATTTTATTTTTTTGCTTGCAGCAGCAGAATGGGAGGAGTTAAAAAGACAAATTGGGCCTGCGGCTGTTCAGTCCGTAAAGCAGGTACCATATGCCTTTACTGAGGCGGGAGTATTGATGTTATAA
- the mobC gene encoding conjugal transfer protein MobC, which translates to MQTGENDQAMRKILDMTRLISIVLLLLHFYVVCYGAFVDWHLVSGISDRLLGNIVKTGLLSSFLQPKLMALAFLVIALTGVRGKKDEKQTVRVALLYLVVGVFFFLASYFLLLVPAKDTVVALLYMGTTGLGFLLILSGGTMLSRIIRDRLQGDIFNRDQETFPQEERLLENEFSVNLPAKYILKRRERPSWINFINLFRALLVLGSPGSGKSYFVIRHVITQHIRKGFAMFVYDFKMPDLAVIAYNTWLTYKHRYKVVPAFFSINFDDLARSNRCNPLDPSGMLDLTDAVESARTILLGLNREWIRRQGDFFVESPINFLTAIIWYLRRYKDGEFCTLPHVIELMQVDYDSLFTVLSTQKEIDVLINPFISAYKRDAVEQLEGQIASAKITMARIASPQLYYVLSGNEFTLDINNPDAPKIVCMGNNPQKIQIYGAVLSLFTNRLLKIINQKNKLKCSLVFDEFPTLTTDIIPTIATGRSNLIATTLGIQDASQLRKDYGREQADVIMNIVGNMAVGQVSGDTAKFVSEKIGRIMQDRESLSINSNDTSVSRSKQLEAAVPASRISALSSGEFVGMVADNPDCKIELKAFHCEIVNDHAALKKEIDGYVPLPEVRKISPAIVERNYLQIRQDIRDMIELEMERLLSDPALVHLVIKKS; encoded by the coding sequence ATGCAAACCGGAGAGAATGATCAGGCGATGCGCAAGATCTTGGATATGACGAGGCTGATCAGTATCGTGTTGTTGTTGCTGCATTTTTATGTGGTGTGTTACGGCGCCTTTGTTGACTGGCATTTGGTCTCGGGTATTTCGGATAGGCTCCTGGGAAATATTGTTAAGACCGGGTTGCTGAGCAGCTTTCTGCAACCGAAGCTAATGGCGCTGGCTTTCCTGGTCATTGCGCTGACCGGGGTGCGCGGGAAGAAGGATGAAAAGCAGACGGTCAGGGTGGCTTTGCTTTACCTCGTTGTAGGTGTCTTTTTTTTCCTTGCCAGCTACTTTTTACTGTTGGTTCCGGCGAAAGATACGGTTGTGGCACTGCTTTATATGGGCACCACGGGCCTGGGCTTTTTGCTTATCCTGAGCGGCGGGACGATGCTGTCGCGCATTATCCGGGACAGGCTGCAGGGCGATATTTTCAACCGCGACCAGGAGACTTTCCCGCAGGAGGAACGGCTGCTGGAAAACGAATTCTCGGTGAACCTGCCGGCAAAATATATCCTGAAGCGCAGGGAACGGCCTTCCTGGATCAATTTCATCAATTTGTTCCGGGCATTGCTGGTGCTGGGTTCGCCGGGCTCGGGCAAGAGTTATTTCGTGATCCGGCATGTGATCACCCAGCATATCCGCAAGGGTTTTGCGATGTTCGTCTACGACTTCAAAATGCCGGATCTGGCGGTCATTGCGTACAATACCTGGCTGACGTATAAGCACAGGTATAAAGTCGTACCGGCGTTCTTTTCCATCAATTTCGATGACTTGGCGCGGTCGAACCGCTGCAACCCGCTGGATCCTTCGGGGATGCTGGATTTGACGGATGCGGTGGAATCGGCGCGGACGATCCTGCTGGGTCTGAACCGGGAGTGGATCAGGCGGCAGGGCGACTTCTTTGTGGAATCGCCGATCAACTTCCTGACAGCGATCATCTGGTATTTGAGGCGTTATAAAGACGGGGAGTTCTGCACGCTGCCGCATGTGATCGAACTGATGCAGGTGGATTATGACAGCCTGTTCACGGTGCTGAGCACGCAAAAGGAGATCGATGTGCTGATCAATCCCTTTATCAGCGCTTATAAGCGCGATGCGGTGGAGCAACTGGAGGGCCAGATCGCTTCGGCCAAGATCACGATGGCGCGGATCGCTTCGCCGCAATTGTACTACGTGCTGTCGGGCAATGAGTTCACGCTGGATATCAATAACCCGGATGCGCCGAAGATCGTTTGCATGGGGAACAACCCGCAGAAGATACAGATCTACGGTGCCGTGTTGTCGCTGTTCACCAACCGCCTGCTGAAGATCATTAACCAGAAAAACAAGCTCAAATGCAGCCTGGTATTCGATGAGTTCCCGACGCTGACGACGGACATCATCCCGACGATCGCAACGGGCCGGTCTAACCTGATCGCCACCACGCTCGGCATCCAGGATGCCAGCCAGCTGCGCAAGGACTACGGGCGCGAGCAGGCGGACGTGATCATGAACATCGTGGGCAATATGGCGGTGGGTCAGGTGTCGGGGGATACGGCCAAGTTCGTTTCGGAAAAGATCGGGCGCATCATGCAGGACCGGGAGAGCCTGTCCATCAATAGCAACGATACTTCGGTCAGCCGGTCGAAGCAGCTGGAGGCGGCGGTGCCGGCCTCGCGCATTTCGGCTCTCAGCTCAGGCGAGTTTGTGGGGATGGTAGCCGATAACCCGGACTGTAAGATCGAATTAAAAGCCTTCCACTGTGAGATCGTAAACGATCATGCAGCGCTGAAAAAAGAGATCGACGGGTATGTGCCGTTGCCGGAGGTAAGGAAGATCAGCCCGGCTATTGTCGAACGGAATTATCTGCAGATCAGGCAGGATATCCGGGATATGATTGAGCTGGAGATGGAGCGGTTACTGAGTGATCCGGCGCTGGTGCATTTGGTGATAAAGAAATCCTAG
- a CDS encoding ORF6N domain-containing protein: MNEQKAIASIAAEKTYFIRGQRMMLDFDIADMLK, translated from the coding sequence ATGAATGAGCAAAAAGCTATTGCATCCATTGCAGCAGAAAAAACCTACTTCATCCGCGGACAACGTATGATGCTTGATTTCGATATTGCCGACATGTTGAAGTAG
- a CDS encoding helix-turn-helix domain-containing protein — protein sequence MKKQNKELTSLDELIDREYGVKGTAARDEFEAGYEEFKIGVMIHEARLAKGMTQTELAEKCGTTKAYISKVENNLRDVRISTLKNIIENGLGGRLQLSIKI from the coding sequence ATGAAAAAGCAAAATAAAGAACTGACCTCCCTTGACGAACTGATAGACCGGGAGTATGGTGTTAAGGGAACGGCAGCACGCGACGAGTTTGAAGCAGGCTACGAAGAATTCAAAATAGGCGTAATGATCCACGAGGCCCGTTTGGCCAAAGGAATGACCCAGACAGAACTTGCGGAAAAATGTGGTACAACCAAGGCCTATATCTCTAAAGTAGAAAATAACCTGCGTGATGTCCGGATTTCAACCTTAAAAAACATTATTGAAAACGGCCTCGGGGGCCGCTTGCAGTTAAGTATCAAAATTTAA
- a CDS encoding site-specific integrase, producing MLEKSFGLLFFLKSSKSQRDQNLRTVYLRITVDGSAKELSTKRIWPQERWSQSAGRATGNKEDARALNTYLDVLCSEVYKAKQHLIESGKPITADALKNLLTGQGDESRKIVAVFDEHNAQMKALVGAEFAPSTLTRYKTARDHTAAFIKWQYGKDDLSLADLNYEFVTQFTFWLKTERKCGHNAAVKYIGNLKKIVLDCIKKGWLLRDPFANFKMNRKEVDRVALTRDELKRIAKKDFENERLNNVRDIFLFSCYTGLAYIDVYNLRRSEIIDGVDNSKWIITRRQKTDSATRLPLLPGALEIMARYEDHPKCVSKGLVLPVLTNQKMNSYLKEIADQSKVNKNLTFHIARHTFATTVTLSNGVPIETVSKMLGHKSLKQTQHYAKIVDTKISEDMAILKKKLRLT from the coding sequence ATGTTAGAAAAAAGCTTTGGATTACTGTTTTTTTTGAAAAGTTCAAAAAGTCAGCGAGACCAGAACCTTCGGACCGTGTATTTACGCATCACAGTAGACGGTTCCGCAAAAGAATTATCCACTAAAAGGATCTGGCCCCAGGAGCGCTGGAGCCAATCTGCCGGCCGCGCGACCGGCAACAAAGAAGATGCCAGGGCACTCAATACCTACCTCGATGTATTATGCAGCGAGGTCTACAAAGCCAAGCAACATCTTATAGAATCAGGTAAACCGATTACCGCAGATGCTTTAAAAAACTTATTGACTGGACAGGGTGACGAATCGCGTAAGATCGTCGCGGTATTTGACGAACACAACGCACAAATGAAAGCCCTGGTTGGTGCAGAATTCGCTCCTTCAACCTTAACGCGCTACAAAACCGCGCGCGACCATACCGCCGCATTTATCAAATGGCAGTACGGAAAAGATGACCTGTCTTTAGCCGATCTTAACTACGAATTTGTAACCCAATTTACCTTCTGGCTGAAGACAGAGAGAAAGTGCGGCCACAATGCCGCTGTTAAATACATTGGCAATCTAAAAAAGATCGTTTTAGACTGTATCAAAAAAGGCTGGTTACTCAGGGACCCTTTTGCCAATTTCAAAATGAACCGCAAAGAAGTTGACAGGGTGGCGTTAACCAGAGATGAATTAAAGCGCATCGCAAAAAAAGACTTCGAAAATGAGCGGTTGAACAACGTCAGGGACATTTTCCTGTTTAGCTGTTACACTGGGCTGGCCTATATCGATGTCTATAACCTGCGCCGTTCCGAGATTATTGACGGTGTAGACAACAGCAAATGGATCATCACCAGGCGCCAGAAAACCGACTCAGCCACCCGCCTGCCGCTGCTTCCGGGGGCATTAGAGATCATGGCCAGGTACGAAGACCATCCGAAATGCGTCAGCAAGGGATTGGTATTGCCGGTGCTGACCAATCAGAAAATGAATTCCTACCTTAAGGAGATCGCCGACCAAAGCAAGGTTAACAAGAACCTGACCTTTCATATCGCCCGCCACACTTTTGCCACAACGGTTACACTTAGCAATGGTGTACCTATCGAAACCGTGTCTAAAATGCTTGGGCATAAGTCACTCAAACAGACACAGCATTATGCCAAGATCGTTGATACCAAGATCAGCGAAGACATGGCCATACTTAAGAAAAAGCTGCGGCTGACCTAG
- a CDS encoding relaxase/mobilization nuclease domain-containing protein encodes MVAVVHTHKSLRDCLNYNENKVKAGMATCLDAGFYPMDAADMNFHQKLRRLELLTELNQRTKVNTLHVSLNFHPSEKLSDEQLKEIAELFMDKIGFGGQPYLLYQHFDAGHPHIHLLSTNIQADGKAINMHNIGKDKARPACVELEKEYGLVVATDQEKKLGEKFKPINVSRALYGRMETKKAMNTIIHVVTDSYRFSSLAQLNAVLGLYNIVADTGAEGSRVNRHKGLVFRMLDGDGNKVGVPIKASDFASKPILKNLQEKFTRNEALKAGKNKRVAYEVNMAFVRGAKRLSDLQMALREKGIDLLVRQNADGVVYGLTFVDHERKVVFNGSELGKAFSAKAILDRCTNRGADEGKKQNVQRQKRVVQAGQANGGEGREFVPEFLGGDVLKGGLSRFAEELLVDGEQTAGMDAELRRRRRKKKKRVRIAPG; translated from the coding sequence ATGGTTGCAGTAGTGCATACGCATAAGAGTTTGAGGGATTGTTTGAACTACAACGAGAACAAGGTGAAGGCGGGTATGGCGACTTGTCTGGACGCCGGTTTTTATCCGATGGATGCGGCGGATATGAACTTTCACCAGAAGCTTCGCCGGCTGGAACTACTGACGGAATTAAACCAGCGCACAAAGGTGAATACGCTGCATGTTTCGCTGAACTTTCATCCTTCAGAGAAACTATCAGATGAACAGCTAAAAGAAATCGCGGAATTGTTTATGGACAAGATCGGGTTTGGCGGACAGCCTTATTTATTATACCAGCATTTCGATGCGGGGCACCCGCATATTCATCTTTTATCGACGAATATTCAGGCGGATGGCAAAGCGATCAATATGCATAATATCGGAAAAGACAAAGCCCGGCCGGCTTGCGTGGAATTGGAAAAAGAATATGGTCTGGTGGTAGCGACCGATCAGGAAAAAAAATTGGGCGAAAAATTTAAACCCATCAATGTTTCGCGCGCGCTTTACGGCCGGATGGAAACGAAAAAAGCAATGAATACGATCATCCATGTCGTGACGGACAGTTATCGTTTTTCGTCGCTGGCGCAGTTGAACGCGGTGCTGGGTTTGTACAATATTGTGGCGGACACGGGCGCCGAGGGTTCGCGGGTGAACAGGCACAAAGGGTTGGTATTTCGTATGCTGGACGGGGATGGTAATAAGGTTGGCGTGCCGATCAAGGCGAGCGATTTTGCCAGTAAGCCGATCTTAAAAAATTTGCAGGAAAAATTCACAAGGAATGAAGCTTTAAAGGCGGGCAAAAACAAGCGGGTGGCTTATGAAGTGAACATGGCTTTTGTACGAGGGGCAAAGCGCCTGTCCGATTTGCAAATGGCCTTGCGGGAAAAGGGTATTGACCTTTTGGTGCGGCAAAATGCGGATGGTGTGGTGTATGGGCTGACCTTTGTGGATCATGAGAGAAAAGTGGTGTTCAATGGCAGTGAGCTGGGCAAGGCGTTCAGCGCAAAGGCTATACTGGACCGCTGCACCAACAGGGGGGCGGACGAGGGGAAAAAACAAAACGTACAAAGGCAAAAACGGGTGGTGCAGGCGGGTCAGGCAAACGGCGGTGAAGGCCGTGAATTTGTTCCGGAATTTTTGGGTGGTGACGTGTTGAAAGGTGGTTTGTCGCGATTCGCGGAGGAGCTGCTGGTGGACGGTGAGCAAACGGCGGGCATGGATGCTGAACTCCGGCGGAGGAGACGCAAAAAGAAGAAACGGGTGCGGATCGCGCCGGGTTGA